AGGATCGACGACACACGGCGCAACCCGCGTGCGGTCTGCAGCACGGTTTCGCCGTAAAACCCCTGCGCCAGATCGAGAAACTCGTCCGTGCGCCGCAGGTGCTGCCCCGTCGTCGCCATGCGGTCATCGAAATGGAACACATCGGCGAACGTATTCCGAAACATGGTCATCTTGCGCCCTCCATCTCCCACCGAGTCCAGTCTGCGATCAGAGTCTTAAGGCGCCGTTGACGAAATCCGAAAAAAGCGGTTCGAAATGCAGATTTGCAACCGGGACTTGCGCGGGCGCCGGAAAGGACGCCCAGAGCAAGAGACGGCATTGCAAAAGACATGCGCCCCGTTCGGGGCGCATCTTCAGGGCATCGGGGCCTTACTGGTCGAGGAAGCTGCGCAGCTTGCGCGAGCGCGACGGGTGTTTCAGCTTGCGCAGCGCCTTCGCCTCGATCTGCCGGATCCGTTCGCGGGTCACGCTGAACTGCTGGCCGACCTCTTCCAGCGTGTGATCGGTGTTCATGCCGATGCCGAAGCGCATCCGCAGCACGCGTTCCTCGCGCGGCGTGAGCGAGGCCAGAACCCGCGTCGTCGTTTCCTTGAGGTTTTCCTGAATCGCGCTGTCCAAGGGAAGGATCGCGTTCTTGTCCTCGATGAAATCGCCCAGCTGGCTGTCTTCCTCGTCGCCGATCGGCGTTTCAAGGCTGATCGGTTCCTTGGCGATCTTCATCACCTTGCGGACCTTTTCCAGCGGCATCTGCAGCTTTTCGGCCAGTTCTTCCGGCGTCGGCTCGCGGCCGATTTCATGCAGCATCTGCCGCCCGGTCCGCACCAGCTTGTTGATCGTCTCGATCATGTGCACCGGAATCCGGATCGTCCGCGCCTGATCGGCGATCGAGCGGGTGATCGCCTGCCGGATCCACCAGGTCGCGTAAGTGCTGAACTTGTAGCCGCGGCGGTATTCGAACTTGTCGACCGCCTTCATCAGGCCGATGTTGCCTTCCTGAATGAGATCCAGGAACTGCAGCCCGCGGTTGGTGTATTTCTTGGCGATCGAGATCACGAGACGCAGGTTCGCCTCGACCATTTCCTTTTTCGCCTGCCGGGCCTCTTTCTCGCCCTTTTGCACCTGGTTCACGATGCGGCGGAATTCCGAGATGTCGACGCCGACATATTGCCCCACCTGGGCCATTTCGTGGCGCAGGTCTTCCACCTTGTCGCGGCTTTTCTCGAACAGCGTCACCCAGGCGCGGGCGGGTTTCGCCGACATCCGGTCCATCCAGGTCGGGTCAAGTTCGTAGCCGCGATATTCGTCGATGAATTCGCGCCGGTTGATCCGCGCCGCATCGGCCAGCTTCACCATGCCGGAGTCGATCGACATGATCTTGCGGTTGATGCCGTAAAGCTGGTCGATCAGCGCCTCGATCCGGTTGTTGTGCAGATGCAGTTCGTTGACCAGCAGCACGATTTCCGAACGCAGCTTCTGATAGGCGGCCTCTTCGGCCACCGAGAAAGTGCCGTCCTCGTTCAAGGTCGCCGACATCCGCAGATCCTGCATCTCGGCAAGCTTGGCATAGTCGCGCGCGATCAGCTCCAGCGTCTCCAGCACCTTCGGCTTGAGCGCAGCCTCCATCGCGGCAAGGCTCATGTTGGAGCTGTCGTCGTCGTCCTCTTCCTCGTCGATGCGCGAGATCGGATTGCCGTCGGCGTCATATTCCGGCTCGTCCGAGGCCGGACGGCGGGCGGCGGGGGCGGCCCCTTCGGCGGTTTCCAGATCCAGCCCTTCGACGACCGGACCCTCGATCCCCTCCATGCCTTCCATGCCCTCGTCGCCGTCAAGCGAGCGGCCGAAAGTGGCCTCAAGGTCGATCACGTCGCGCAGCAGGATTTCTTCGGACAGAAGTTCGTCGCGCCAGATCGTGATCGCCTGGAAGGTCAGCGGGCTTTCGCACAGCCCGGCGATCATCGTGTTGCGGCCGGCCTCGATGCGCTTGGCGATGGCGATCTCGCCCTCGCGCGAGAGCAGCTCGACCGAGCCCATCTCGCGCAGATACATCCGCACCGGGTCGTCGGTGCGGTCAAGCGTCTCGCCCGCCGCGCCCGCCACCGCGATCTCGCGCGAGCCGGAGCCGGTCTCGACGACCTCGCCGCCTTCGCTTTCCTCGACCTCTTCGCCCTCGACGACGTTGATCCCCATTTCGGAGAGCATCGACATCACATCCTCGATCTGCTCGCCCGAGACCGTTTCGGGCGGCATCACCGCGTTGAGCTGGTCGATGGTGATGTAGCCGCGTTCCTTCGCCTCGCCGATCATCCGCTTGACGGCGGCCTGGCTCATGTCAAAGGAAGCGTCCTCGTCGGCGGCGGTGTCGGGCTTGGTGTCGTCGATGTCCTTGGCGGCCATGGGCGCTCCTCGTCGGGCTGCATCGGGGCTGCGCACGGGCTGGCGCGCAGCGGGTCGAATCGGTTCTCGCCGTTTTATCGAATCACGGCGGCGAATCACAGGGGCGAATCAAAGGGGGAAATTCTCATCCGCCGCCGTGCTTGTCGAGCAGGGACTGCAGGAAATCCGACATCGCGGCCCGGTCCTCGCCCAGATCTCCCGTGTCTTCAAGTTTCGACTTTCCGGCACGGTGAAAGGCTTTCGTCGCTTGGCTGATCCGCCAGGTCACGCCCTCGTCGGCCAGGCCTTCAAGAGCTTCCGCGGCTTCTTCGGTTTCTGCCCGCACCGCCCGCGTCGCCTGCAACTTGGCCAGTTCCTCGGCCAGACACATGCGGGCAAAGTCACTGTCGTCCCGGCGCAGCACCGGAGGGGCCGAGCGCACATGGGGATGGCGCATCAGGGTTTCAAGCACCCCCGGATTTTCGCGCGCCAAAGCCTCGGCCAGCGCCCCGGCGGGCCGGTCGGCCTGCATCAGCATCGTGTCGCGCAGCGCGCCAAGGCCGGGATCGGACAGCCGCAACCGCTCGATCTGGCTTTCGAATTCGGCGACCAGCACGGGATGGGCGCAAAGGATCGCCACGATCATCGTCTCGCGCAGCTGTTCGGCCACCGCTTCGCTGCCCGCCGAGGCCAGAAGCGAGGCCCTCGTGGCCGAGAGCGGCAGCGCCTGCGGCTTCGCGCCGCGCCCGCCCGCCCCCGGGCCGCGCGGCCCCGGGCTGAACGCCCCCTGCGGCATCGTCCAGCGCGGCGCCTGCCCGCCGCGGGACAGGCCGAACAGCTCTTCGCGCAGCCGCTTGATATCCTCGCCGTAATGCGTGCGGATCGAGGGATCGGCGATCTTCTTCAGCGCCGCGCGCAGGCTCTTGTCGAGCGCGGCCTTGCGTTCGGGGCTGTCAAAGACCTTGCCCTCGGTTTCGCGCTGCCAGAGCAGATCGACCATCGGCTTGGCGCTGGCCAGAACCCGCTCCATCGCCTCGCGGCCCTCGGCCTTGATCAGATCGTCGGGGTCCTGCCCGCCGGGCAGGATGGCAAAGCGCAGCGCCTTGCCCGCCTCCAGCAGCGGCAAGGCCAGATCGACGAGCCGCAGCCCCGCCCGCAGCCCGGCCGCATCGCCATCCAGCGCGATCACCGGCTCGTCGGCGATGCGCCACATCAGTTTCAGCTGATCCTCGGTGATCGCCGTGCCCAGAGGCGCGACGGCGCCGGTGAAGCCCGCCTCGACCAGCGCGATCACATCGACATAGCCCTCGGCCACGATCAGGGGCTTGCCCTTGCCACAGGCCTCGCGCGCGGGGCCAAGGTTGTAAAGATTGCGGCCCTTGTCGAACAGCTCGGTTTCCGGCCCGTTGAGGTATTTCGCCCGGGCATTCGGGTCCATCGCCCGCCCGCCCAAGGAAATCGCCCGCCCCCGCGCGTCGCGGATGGGAAAGATGATCCGGCCGCGAAAGCGGTCATAGGGGGTGCCGCCTTCGTCGGGGCGGATGCACAGCCCCGCATCGACGATCAGGTCGGGGGCGATGCCTTTGCCGGTCAGGGCCTGGAACAGGCCGTTGCGGCTGTCGGGGGCGAAACCGATCTCGAAGCGTTCGAGCGCCGAGGCCCCCAGCCGCCTGCGCGCCAGATAATCCCGCGCCGCCGCCCCCGCCTGGGTGTTCAGCTGCAGCCGGAAATACTTCACCGCCTCTTCCATCACCCGCACCAATTCGGTGCGCCGGTCCGCCTTTTGCGCCGCCTGCGGATCGCGGGCGGGCATCACCATGCCCGCTTCGCGCGCCAGGATCTCCACCGCCTCGACGAACCCGACATTCTCGGTTTCCTTGACGAAGCTCACCGCGTCGCCCTTGGCGTGACAGCCGAAGCAGTAATAGAACCCCTTGCGGTCATCGACATGGAACGAGGCCGACTTTTCGGTGTGAAACGGACAGGGCGCCCAGAAATCGCCCTTGGCGCGGTTCGACTTGCGCGGATCCCAGATCACCTTGCGCCCGACCACCTGCGACAGCGGCAGGCGGTTGCGCAACTCGTCAAGGAATCCGGGCGGCAGGGACATGGAACCTATATCGGGATTTGAAGCGCCGGAGTCGAGAGGCCCAAGGGCGAATCGCTACGCCGAAAAGATTAACATCCCTCTAACATCGCCGCGAAAAGCGAAGATTTCGCAAGCCATTGTCCCAAGGCGCCGAACACCCGCCCGCGCATTGGCAGAGTGTCGCAAATCCCTGCACAATCAACATCCTGCGCCACCGATGCGCCACATTTCCGCCCCGATCCGGCGCAAGAAGAAAGATGGAACAGTCCGGACCCCGGCGAGTCGGGGCCGGGCCGCGCACCGGATCGGAGACACGCGATGGAACTGGGCAGTCGGGACGGGAAGGCTCGGGGCGAGAAGGCCCGGGGCGGCGGGATGCTGCACCGGCTGCTGCGCAACGAGGATGGCGCCCTGATCATCCTGTCGCTGCAGGTCTTTCTGGTCATGCTGATCACCACCGGGATCGCGATCGATCTGGTCCGGGTCGAGGAACGCCGCACGCTGATCCAGAACACCATCGACCGCGCCGTGCTGGCCGCCGCCTCGCTGACGCAAAAACGCGACCCGACGCTGGTGGTGAAGGATTATCTGACCAAGGCCGGGCTGGGCTACATTGCCAGCGATTCCTCGTTCACGCCGAAGGTCGAGGGCAGCATCGCGCTGGGATGGCGGCGCGTCAGCGTCGAGGTGGACGACGACATGCCGACAATCTTCGGGCCGCTTCTGGGCGTGTCCAGCCTTGCCGCCACCGGCGACACCACGGCGATGCAGGCCGTCGGCAACGTCGAGATCTCGCTTGTGCTCGACCTCTCGGGGTCGATGACGGAATATGTCAAGGACAACCCGAGCTGCACCAAGAACTGCACGTCGTCGAAGACCCGGTTCCAGTATTTGCAGGTCGCGGCGAAAAGCTTCATCAACACGGTCTTCGCCTCGTCGGGCAGCGGCGTGGCCGCCGGGCGCACCAGTGTCAGCGTCGTGCCCTATTCCACGAACGTCTATCTGGGCTCGGAAATGCAGGAAGGCTACACTCTGTCGAGTGATTTCAGCGTCACCGGATCCAGCTTTGCGATGCCGCAATGCGCCGATTTCGTGGCCAACGACTACAACACGATGGTCATCGACGGCACCGGGCCGCTGACCCGGACGATGTATGGAAGTTCCTACAAATATTCCGACAGCCTGTCCGCGCTCGTCAGCGACGGTTCGACCTCGAACAATCCGGGACAGGACTGGCACAACTGCATGAACACCCCGCAGAACCGGGTGATCCCGCTCTCCAGCGACCCGACCTTCCTGGCCGCCGACAAAACCGGCTTCATCGACAAGCTGACTGCCGGCGGCTGGACCTCGATCGACGTCGGCGCGAAATGGGGCCTGGCGCTGCTCGACCCGTCGGCGCGCGACGAAGTGGCCAAGATGACCTCGGTCAGCAGCGCATTCCGGGAAACCAAGCCGCGCCCGATCAATTACGACGGCGACACGATGAAGGTGCTGGTGCTGATGACCGACGGCGCAAACACCACCAACTTCTCGACCTTGCCGGGCTATCGCACCGGGCCCTCGGGGATCATGTCGACCCTCGGGGTCGACAGCCTCGGCAGCTTCGGCCCCTCTGCCACGACGGCAAGCGGGATCTACTATTACGACGCCACGCGCAGCAGCACCCCCTATTACAAATACGAGACCGGCACCTGGGTCGCGCGCAGCGCGATCACCCAGACCACCCAGGAGCAGCAGGTCCAGACCGCGACCTGCACGCAGTACAAGAACTCCTGGGGGCAATGGAAATGGAACAGCTGTTCGGTCGGAACCAGCGACTGCACGCTGATCAGCTCCACCACCAGCCTGAAAACCTATACCTGCAAGAAGACCACCACCGTCAACGTCACCACCGAAGCGCCGCTTTATGACGTGAGCTATGATCATCTCTACAAGACGAAGAACTGGAACCTGAACACGGTGGCGGGGCTTCTTGGCAAACCCTATGGCCGCAGCGCCGGGACGCAATACGAGCTGATGGCGAATGCCGTCTACGACACCAGCGTCAAGGATGCGCGCACGAAGAAGCTTTGCGACCTGGCGAAGAGCAAGGGGATCTACATCTTTTCCGTCGCCGCCGACGCCCCGAGTGGGGGCAAGACGCTGCTCAAATACTGCTCGAGCGGCACCAGCTATTACTACGAGGTGCAGGGCAGCAATCTCTCGACCGCCTTCGCCTCGATCGCGGCCTCGATCTCCTCCTTGCGGCTGACGAACTGAGACCTGCGATGAAGCGGCTGCGCATCCCCTTTCGCCTCCTCCTCCGGCTCGGCCGCCGGCTGCGCTCCGAAGAGGGTGCGGCCTCGGTCCCGGCGGTGTTCTGGATGCCGTTCTTCGTGATGATGATGGTGGCCTCGGTCGAGATGTGCCTTCTGGGGATCAAGCAGACCCTGCTGGATCGCGGCGTCGACCTGACCACGCGCATCCTGCGGCTGGGCGTGGCCGAGATGCCCAGCCACGAAGAGCTCAAGCGGTCGATCTGCGGCAATATCGCCTTCCTGCCCGATTGCATGACCGATCTTGCCGTCGAGGTGTTCCAGGTCGACCGGGCCACCTGGTCCTCGGACATCAACGGCCGGGGCGTGCTCTGTTCCG
This DNA window, taken from Rhodobacter capsulatus SB 1003, encodes the following:
- a CDS encoding TadE/TadG family type IV pilus assembly protein translates to MKRLRIPFRLLLRLGRRLRSEEGAASVPAVFWMPFFVMMMVASVEMCLLGIKQTLLDRGVDLTTRILRLGVAEMPSHEELKRSICGNIAFLPDCMTDLAVEVFQVDRATWSSDINGRGVLCSDAITETETPVIQPGVSGQLMILRACLRVSPMEKLNPLSQAIAHESGDKYVLITTTAFVNEPE
- the dnaG gene encoding DNA primase, whose protein sequence is MSLPPGFLDELRNRLPLSQVVGRKVIWDPRKSNRAKGDFWAPCPFHTEKSASFHVDDRKGFYYCFGCHAKGDAVSFVKETENVGFVEAVEILAREAGMVMPARDPQAAQKADRRTELVRVMEEAVKYFRLQLNTQAGAAARDYLARRRLGASALERFEIGFAPDSRNGLFQALTGKGIAPDLIVDAGLCIRPDEGGTPYDRFRGRIIFPIRDARGRAISLGGRAMDPNARAKYLNGPETELFDKGRNLYNLGPAREACGKGKPLIVAEGYVDVIALVEAGFTGAVAPLGTAITEDQLKLMWRIADEPVIALDGDAAGLRAGLRLVDLALPLLEAGKALRFAILPGGQDPDDLIKAEGREAMERVLASAKPMVDLLWQRETEGKVFDSPERKAALDKSLRAALKKIADPSIRTHYGEDIKRLREELFGLSRGGQAPRWTMPQGAFSPGPRGPGAGGRGAKPQALPLSATRASLLASAGSEAVAEQLRETMIVAILCAHPVLVAEFESQIERLRLSDPGLGALRDTMLMQADRPAGALAEALARENPGVLETLMRHPHVRSAPPVLRRDDSDFARMCLAEELAKLQATRAVRAETEEAAEALEGLADEGVTWRISQATKAFHRAGKSKLEDTGDLGEDRAAMSDFLQSLLDKHGGG
- a CDS encoding TadE/TadG family type IV pilus assembly protein, with amino-acid sequence MELGSRDGKARGEKARGGGMLHRLLRNEDGALIILSLQVFLVMLITTGIAIDLVRVEERRTLIQNTIDRAVLAAASLTQKRDPTLVVKDYLTKAGLGYIASDSSFTPKVEGSIALGWRRVSVEVDDDMPTIFGPLLGVSSLAATGDTTAMQAVGNVEISLVLDLSGSMTEYVKDNPSCTKNCTSSKTRFQYLQVAAKSFINTVFASSGSGVAAGRTSVSVVPYSTNVYLGSEMQEGYTLSSDFSVTGSSFAMPQCADFVANDYNTMVIDGTGPLTRTMYGSSYKYSDSLSALVSDGSTSNNPGQDWHNCMNTPQNRVIPLSSDPTFLAADKTGFIDKLTAGGWTSIDVGAKWGLALLDPSARDEVAKMTSVSSAFRETKPRPINYDGDTMKVLVLMTDGANTTNFSTLPGYRTGPSGIMSTLGVDSLGSFGPSATTASGIYYYDATRSSTPYYKYETGTWVARSAITQTTQEQQVQTATCTQYKNSWGQWKWNSCSVGTSDCTLISSTTSLKTYTCKKTTTVNVTTEAPLYDVSYDHLYKTKNWNLNTVAGLLGKPYGRSAGTQYELMANAVYDTSVKDARTKKLCDLAKSKGIYIFSVAADAPSGGKTLLKYCSSGTSYYYEVQGSNLSTAFASIAASISSLRLTN
- the rpoD gene encoding RNA polymerase sigma factor RpoD codes for the protein MAAKDIDDTKPDTAADEDASFDMSQAAVKRMIGEAKERGYITIDQLNAVMPPETVSGEQIEDVMSMLSEMGINVVEGEEVEESEGGEVVETGSGSREIAVAGAAGETLDRTDDPVRMYLREMGSVELLSREGEIAIAKRIEAGRNTMIAGLCESPLTFQAITIWRDELLSEEILLRDVIDLEATFGRSLDGDEGMEGMEGIEGPVVEGLDLETAEGAAPAARRPASDEPEYDADGNPISRIDEEEDDDDSSNMSLAAMEAALKPKVLETLELIARDYAKLAEMQDLRMSATLNEDGTFSVAEEAAYQKLRSEIVLLVNELHLHNNRIEALIDQLYGINRKIMSIDSGMVKLADAARINRREFIDEYRGYELDPTWMDRMSAKPARAWVTLFEKSRDKVEDLRHEMAQVGQYVGVDISEFRRIVNQVQKGEKEARQAKKEMVEANLRLVISIAKKYTNRGLQFLDLIQEGNIGLMKAVDKFEYRRGYKFSTYATWWIRQAITRSIADQARTIRIPVHMIETINKLVRTGRQMLHEIGREPTPEELAEKLQMPLEKVRKVMKIAKEPISLETPIGDEEDSQLGDFIEDKNAILPLDSAIQENLKETTTRVLASLTPREERVLRMRFGIGMNTDHTLEEVGQQFSVTRERIRQIEAKALRKLKHPSRSRKLRSFLDQ